The following proteins come from a genomic window of Triticum aestivum cultivar Chinese Spring chromosome 6A, IWGSC CS RefSeq v2.1, whole genome shotgun sequence:
- the LOC123129326 gene encoding expansin-B2-like yields the protein MTRNGLQRASVRSVGSVKDRTGSNGPVSNGPRAGRKARSLRPGWSTNDIALVLVALLSVLVTSVRSVANYDTSAARSYNSGWLPAKATWYGAPTGAGPNDNGGACGFKNVNQYPFSSMTSCGNEPLFDGGAGCGSCYEIRCVAANNPSCSGQPRRVVITDMNYYPVARYHFDLSGTAFGAMAKNGLNDKLRHAGIIDTQFRRVRCNFPGMKVTFHVQRGSNPNYLAVLVEYADVDGTVVRMELMQTRNGRPTGFWEPMRRSWGSIWRMDTSRPLQGAFSMRITSDSGKTLVANNVIPAYWRPDKAYGSNVQFY from the exons ATGACGAGGAACGGCCTGCAGCGCGCTTCGGTCCGCTCGGTCGGCTCGGTCAAAGACCGGACCG GATCGAACGGTCCGGTCTCAAACGGGCCACGAGCGGGCCGAAAAGCCCGCTCGCTCCGTCCAGGCTGGTCCACCAATGACATTGCCCTTGTGCTTGTGGCACTCCTCTCCGTGCTCGTCACGTCCGTCCGTTCTGTGGCCAACTACGAcacctccgccgccagatcctacAACTCCGGCTGGCTGCCCGCCAAGGCCACCTGGTACGGAGCGCCCACCGGCGCCGGACCCAACGACAACG GCGGTGCTTGCGGCTTCAAGAACGTGAACCAGTACCCATTCTCCTCCATGACGTCCTGCGGCAACGAGCCTCTGTTCGACGGTGGCGCAGGCTGCGGCAGCTGCTATGAG ATCCGATGTGTCGCCGCCAACAACCCTTCCTGCTCCGGCCAGCCGAGGAGGGTGGTCATCACCGACATGAACTACTACCCCGTGGCCAGGTACCACTTCGACCTCAGTGGCACGGCGTTCGGGGCCATGGCCAAGAACGGCCTCAACGACAAGCTCCGCCACGCCGGCATCATCGACACGCAGTTCAGGAGGGTGCGCTGCAACTTCCCGGGCATGAAGGTCACCTTCCACGTCCAGCGTGGCTCCAACCCTAACTACCTCGCGGTGCTCGTGGAGTACGCCGACGTGGATGGGACCGTGGTGCGGATGGAGCTGATGCAGACCAGGAACGGCCGCCCCACGGGGTTCTGGGAGCCGATGCGGCGCTCCTGGGGATCCATCTGGCGGATGGACACCAGCCGCCCGCTGCAGGGGGCCTTCTCCATGCGCATCACCAGCGACTCCGGCAAGACGCTGGTGGCCAACAATGTCATCCCGGCCTACTGGCGGCCGGACAAAGCCTACGGGTCCAACGTCCAGTTCTATTGA